From a region of the Latilactobacillus sakei genome:
- a CDS encoding 50S ribosomal protein L19, with protein sequence MNPLIQEITKSQLRSDIPSFRPGDSVRVHVRVVEGTRERIQLFEGVVIKRHGVGVSETYTVRKISSGVGVERTFPLHSPRVAKLEVTRHGRVRRAKLYYLRALRGKAARIKEARR encoded by the coding sequence ATGAATCCATTAATTCAAGAAATTACTAAGTCACAATTACGTTCAGATATTCCTAGCTTCCGTCCTGGTGACAGCGTACGTGTTCACGTGCGTGTTGTTGAAGGTACTCGCGAACGTATCCAATTATTCGAAGGTGTTGTTATCAAACGTCACGGTGTTGGCGTTAGTGAAACTTATACTGTTCGTAAGATCAGTAGCGGTGTTGGTGTGGAAAGAACTTTCCCATTACACTCACCTCGTGTTGCTAAATTAGAAGTTACTCGTCATGGCCGTGTACGTCGTGCTAAGTTATACTACTTACGCGCATTACGTGGTAAGGCAGCTCGTATCAAAGAAGCTCGTCGTTAA
- a CDS encoding DNA adenine methylase, with translation MSITMSPFRYPGGKSQLYKFVEHLLEINHVENGTYIEAFAGGSGLAIKLLVEDKIDNIWINDYDRSIYSVWYAILNTPEQLIERINQVPFDYQTGSVHSDEYNIEYWNEIRSLYLQNNTNAHSIDNAFATLFLNRTNRSGIITGGPIGGKMQLNTKIYARFNKNTLIRKINLIHSLKDRIRLTQLDALKLIPIMQQETDTDNTFIFFDPPYYDQGSNLYFSSFNHEDHSTMARSILSLNDYKWITTYDNVTAIREIYANSEQRFEYDIRYTANNSKRGMAKEVMYSNNLTMLESYANIILREI, from the coding sequence ATGTCTATTACTATGTCTCCTTTTAGATATCCTGGTGGAAAATCTCAACTCTATAAATTTGTAGAACATCTTTTAGAAATTAACCATGTTGAAAACGGAACCTATATTGAAGCTTTTGCTGGTGGGTCAGGACTGGCCATAAAATTACTAGTCGAAGATAAAATAGACAACATTTGGATTAATGACTATGATAGATCAATCTATTCAGTTTGGTACGCCATATTAAATACACCCGAGCAATTAATTGAAAGAATAAACCAAGTTCCATTTGATTATCAAACAGGTAGCGTTCATTCAGATGAATATAATATCGAATATTGGAATGAAATACGATCTTTATATTTACAAAATAATACAAATGCGCATTCCATTGATAATGCATTTGCAACACTATTTTTAAATAGAACGAATAGAAGTGGTATTATAACTGGTGGTCCTATCGGCGGAAAGATGCAACTGAATACTAAAATTTATGCTAGGTTCAATAAAAACACACTTATTAGAAAGATAAATTTGATACACTCTTTGAAAGATAGAATTCGCCTAACACAATTAGATGCACTTAAACTTATTCCAATCATGCAACAAGAAACTGATACCGATAATACATTCATTTTCTTCGATCCTCCTTACTATGACCAAGGTAGTAATCTATACTTCTCCTCATTTAATCATGAAGATCACTCAACTATGGCAAGAAGTATCCTTAGCCTTAATGATTATAAATGGATTACAACGTATGACAACGTAACAGCGATTAGAGAGATATATGCCAATAGCGAACAACGGTTTGAATATGATATTAGATACACCGCTAATAATTCAAAACGGGGTATGGCAAAAGAAGTAATGTACTCAAATAACCTTACAATGTTAGAATCGTACGCAAATATCATACTAAGAGAAATATAA